In Ruminiclostridium papyrosolvens DSM 2782, the following proteins share a genomic window:
- a CDS encoding copper amine oxidase N-terminal domain-containing protein, translated as MRIDIAQCQNNKVEVNEKMNKSIIPKVVNGVTFIPIKNFYETLGWNVFWNAQNNAVTVENNKQKTVFKIGSSTVLVDCCYKIQLEAPVALINNRAYVCSTFITGEFGLKVVWDKGNNTLIVSDGEKKKVETGGKGNVVIVSDGLIVSIYEPYGIDTVQDMISHADMLLYGGNQEEALQRYREIIDNISETQSPKTYAHILSSMGNAFSTLAETKDVKTNLNKAIEFYHKALSIYNNNIVVDCQSLYNNLGLAYANLYKVTYEKTYLLHALDMFDEAAKFEMSDENILCKAAIECNKAKVLIALGNKEAARPLLIDAMGEYENQTKACSIDSSPYKWADLMLKLGNLYLDFSLIDDSEKNLLKAKCIFEEALEVRNLESYPMDYANIHKSLGEVYTYLFNIKSRHDYLVNAIEEYNESIKIYASDTSSVKYAWANYKMGILYMWLGNTEEKTKNRIKAKELFEKAAIVFNKTDYAELNRLLQENITI; from the coding sequence ATGAGGATAGATATTGCGCAATGTCAAAATAATAAAGTTGAAGTTAATGAAAAGATGAATAAAAGTATTATACCTAAAGTTGTTAATGGTGTTACTTTTATTCCTATTAAAAATTTTTATGAAACCCTTGGGTGGAATGTTTTCTGGAACGCACAAAATAATGCAGTTACAGTTGAAAATAATAAACAAAAAACAGTGTTCAAGATAGGCAGTAGCACAGTGTTGGTGGATTGTTGTTATAAAATTCAACTTGAGGCACCTGTAGCTCTTATAAACAACAGAGCGTATGTTTGCAGTACATTTATTACTGGAGAATTTGGTCTTAAAGTAGTATGGGATAAAGGAAATAATACATTAATAGTATCCGATGGTGAAAAGAAAAAAGTGGAAACAGGTGGTAAAGGAAATGTCGTTATAGTTTCTGATGGACTTATTGTTAGTATATATGAACCCTATGGTATTGACACAGTTCAGGATATGATAAGTCATGCAGATATGCTGCTCTATGGAGGAAATCAGGAAGAAGCTTTACAAAGATATAGGGAGATTATTGATAATATATCAGAAACACAAAGTCCCAAAACATATGCCCATATACTAAGTAGTATGGGAAATGCATTTAGCACTTTGGCGGAGACGAAGGATGTAAAGACAAATCTTAATAAAGCCATAGAGTTTTACCATAAAGCTTTGAGCATATACAACAATAATATAGTTGTAGACTGCCAAAGCTTATATAATAATCTTGGACTTGCCTATGCCAATTTATATAAAGTAACATATGAAAAAACCTATCTTCTTCATGCCCTTGATATGTTTGATGAAGCAGCAAAGTTTGAGATGTCAGACGAAAACATTCTCTGTAAAGCTGCAATAGAATGTAATAAAGCAAAAGTGCTCATCGCTCTTGGGAATAAGGAAGCGGCAAGACCATTACTAATTGATGCAATGGGTGAATATGAAAATCAAACGAAGGCCTGCAGCATTGATTCTAGTCCATATAAGTGGGCTGATTTAATGTTGAAGCTTGGTAATTTGTATTTAGATTTTTCTTTAATTGACGATTCTGAAAAAAATCTATTGAAAGCTAAATGCATTTTTGAGGAAGCTCTGGAAGTGAGAAATTTGGAAAGCTATCCGATGGATTATGCCAATATACACAAATCGCTAGGAGAAGTCTATACATATCTTTTTAACATAAAATCCAGACATGACTATCTTGTTAATGCTATTGAAGAATACAACGAAAGTATAAAGATTTACGCTAGCGATACTTCTTCTGTGAAATACGCTTGGGCTAATTATAAAATGGGAATTTTATACATGTGGTTGGGGAATACGGAGGAGAAAACCAAAAATCGAATAAAGGCAAAGGAATTGTTTGAAAAAGCAGCTATAGTATTTAACAAAACAGATTATGCTGAGTTAAATAGGCTATTACAGGAAAATATTACAATTTAA
- a CDS encoding S8 family serine peptidase, translated as MQIQKKPIRVAVIDSGIDTTISELDKNVSVSTGFMINTNGYITEYPNIKTKYQHGTIVSLIIRHICSNVEFISINILNDNISTDGRVLLYAMSRAFDYQPDIIHMSLGTTKWKYKRYIRKITKEAGRQNISLVAAVNNQGNISYPAYVKGVFGVKGDNFKDITHYSYRDDFFYAPLNAPEIQGCHGKDLKDAVGTSMSAAYITGHIANIRLNMGNLSIEKIKSILILNSIV; from the coding sequence ATGCAAATTCAAAAAAAGCCTATTAGAGTTGCAGTAATTGATAGCGGCATCGACACGACTATTTCAGAATTAGACAAAAATGTATCAGTTTCCACCGGATTTATGATAAATACTAATGGATACATTACCGAATATCCTAATATAAAAACAAAGTATCAACATGGAACCATAGTGTCATTAATCATAAGGCATATATGCAGCAATGTGGAGTTTATAAGCATAAACATACTAAACGACAACATTTCAACAGACGGAAGGGTATTACTTTATGCCATGAGCAGAGCCTTTGATTACCAACCGGATATCATTCATATGAGTCTCGGCACTACAAAATGGAAATATAAAAGATACATAAGAAAGATAACTAAAGAAGCAGGACGGCAAAATATTTCCTTGGTTGCTGCTGTCAATAATCAAGGGAATATATCATACCCTGCTTATGTAAAAGGGGTGTTTGGTGTAAAAGGAGATAATTTCAAAGACATAACGCACTACAGCTATAGAGACGACTTCTTTTATGCACCGCTTAATGCTCCAGAAATACAAGGCTGTCACGGAAAGGATTTAAAGGACGCCGTCGGCACAAGCATGTCTGCAGCATACATTACCGGACATATAGCCAATATCAGGCTAAATATGGGGAATTTAAGCATTGAAAAAATAAAAAGCATACTTATATTAAATTCAATTGTGTGA
- a CDS encoding stalk domain-containing protein, with amino-acid sequence MRYSKFKIFAVVIFVFLFKVSVCKAYTEIHNVEVNGTPIMFKTYSCMVKNTVFIPVKESLNLFGFEVKWDGKTKSVIAVKQKKEIVIGTESKDAKLNGRHLFLSADTFIVQGKMFVPLDFLDNCIDMQTFWNEKKRLIEIWSKGEGDIRLSANDSIVLIGNENIADVCTILSPKKLKGEMEVAGKLLESNNIMGALYKYDEILKSVSSTKNPLEYGQIKINMSRAYLLLAEIVNKEENLLKAIALDEEALKVCSEDKYREIYGGAQMYLGIGYEKLAMVRDAEKNLLYSLDASSKALKIYTSEKYPEQYVNLQYLTGNAYVTMNYVMYSKDNLMRANSAYEEALKFINKERNSFDFAKIKNGIANVFYSLTDEKDLIGNTHKAIESLNQALQALDADQNSYYYKAMIGNLGACYMKLAEIEDTEENLTKAINIFNRILNGDKSNTFKLAMNYTRIGKAYNELSEVKDTQENLNKSLGAYKKALETITITRYPRLSADINLCIANSYNGLAIVRDKEKNINESLSALQEALKVFTIKKYPFDYAAAKLAMGTSYMSLWEIAEPVKNLSCAIESFKEALLVFTPEKYPYQYAGTYNNIGNACYCLCTVKNNDESALEGINAFEKALGIYTFEKYPVRFGLAHNNLGNIYLFLAELKEQNYNLLMAQKEYESALNILTMETYPMNFAIAKYNLGTVFQKSFEISKDEENLTKAIDAYKEVLKICTLDGYPLYYAKAQISLGDAYSDFAIVGHDDYFSKAFEAYREAMKVITAENDPLDYAMVLKGQAKIYKYIGASTGSEDNLKKAITAFENILRICTIEKYPVYYGEVENDMGLVYVELAKLKTPEINASEAIKCFDEALKIYKESENPSKYQDIMKNKNISQKLLRCH; translated from the coding sequence ATGAGATATTCCAAATTTAAAATATTTGCAGTTGTAATTTTTGTTTTTTTATTTAAAGTAAGTGTTTGTAAGGCTTACACAGAGATACATAATGTAGAAGTAAATGGCACCCCTATAATGTTTAAAACATATTCTTGCATGGTTAAGAATACTGTATTTATTCCGGTTAAAGAATCTCTTAATCTTTTCGGGTTTGAAGTCAAGTGGGATGGTAAAACTAAATCTGTTATAGCAGTCAAACAAAAAAAAGAAATAGTAATTGGAACCGAAAGTAAAGATGCTAAATTAAATGGGAGGCATTTGTTTCTTTCGGCAGATACATTTATTGTACAAGGGAAGATGTTTGTTCCACTAGATTTTTTGGATAATTGTATCGATATGCAGACTTTTTGGAATGAAAAGAAACGACTAATAGAAATTTGGAGTAAGGGTGAAGGGGATATAAGGCTTTCAGCAAATGACAGTATTGTATTAATTGGGAATGAAAATATTGCAGATGTCTGTACAATTCTTAGTCCTAAAAAGTTAAAAGGTGAGATGGAGGTTGCAGGGAAACTTTTAGAAAGCAACAATATAATGGGTGCGTTATATAAATATGATGAAATATTAAAGAGTGTTTCAAGCACAAAAAATCCACTGGAATATGGTCAGATAAAAATCAATATGAGCAGAGCATATTTGCTTCTGGCTGAGATTGTAAACAAGGAAGAAAATTTGCTTAAAGCCATAGCATTGGATGAGGAAGCATTAAAAGTATGTTCCGAGGATAAATACAGAGAAATATACGGAGGTGCTCAGATGTATCTGGGAATTGGTTATGAGAAACTTGCAATGGTAAGGGATGCCGAAAAAAACCTTTTGTACTCTCTGGATGCCTCTAGTAAAGCTCTTAAGATATATACTTCTGAAAAATATCCGGAGCAGTATGTAAATTTACAATATTTAACGGGAAATGCATATGTAACAATGAATTATGTAATGTACAGCAAAGATAATCTTATGAGAGCAAACAGTGCATATGAAGAAGCTTTGAAATTTATTAATAAAGAGCGAAACTCCTTTGACTTTGCGAAGATTAAAAATGGCATAGCAAACGTATTTTATAGTTTAACGGATGAGAAGGATTTAATCGGAAATACTCACAAGGCAATAGAGTCTCTTAATCAGGCTTTGCAGGCATTGGATGCTGACCAAAATTCATACTATTATAAAGCAATGATTGGCAATTTGGGAGCATGTTATATGAAATTGGCAGAAATAGAAGATACTGAAGAAAACCTTACTAAAGCAATAAACATATTTAATAGAATTTTAAATGGTGACAAGAGTAATACATTTAAATTGGCTATGAATTATACTAGAATAGGAAAAGCATATAATGAGTTAAGTGAAGTTAAGGATACTCAGGAAAACCTGAATAAATCTCTAGGTGCATACAAGAAAGCTTTAGAGACGATTACAATTACCCGATATCCTCGATTGTCTGCAGACATTAATCTATGTATTGCCAATTCCTATAATGGGTTGGCTATAGTCCGGGATAAGGAGAAAAATATCAATGAATCCTTGAGTGCACTGCAGGAGGCTTTAAAGGTTTTCACCATTAAGAAATATCCCTTTGATTATGCAGCGGCTAAGTTGGCAATGGGGACGTCTTACATGAGTTTGTGGGAGATTGCCGAGCCGGTAAAAAATTTATCCTGTGCTATAGAAAGTTTTAAGGAGGCTCTTTTGGTGTTTACACCTGAGAAATATCCTTATCAATATGCTGGTACATATAATAACATTGGTAATGCATGCTATTGTTTATGCACTGTAAAGAACAATGATGAAAGTGCTTTGGAAGGCATTAATGCTTTTGAAAAGGCTCTCGGAATTTATACATTTGAAAAATATCCTGTCAGATTTGGACTGGCTCATAATAATTTGGGGAATATTTATTTGTTTTTGGCAGAACTAAAGGAACAGAATTACAACCTGCTTATGGCTCAGAAAGAATATGAGTCGGCATTAAATATTTTAACTATGGAAACATATCCCATGAATTTTGCAATAGCAAAATATAATTTAGGAACTGTTTTTCAAAAGAGCTTTGAAATAAGTAAAGATGAAGAAAATCTGACTAAGGCAATAGACGCATATAAAGAAGTTCTGAAAATATGTACACTTGACGGTTATCCGCTATACTATGCAAAAGCACAGATATCTTTAGGTGATGCTTATTCTGATTTTGCTATAGTAGGCCATGATGATTATTTCAGTAAAGCTTTTGAGGCATATAGGGAAGCAATGAAAGTTATTACAGCTGAAAATGATCCTTTGGACTATGCTATGGTACTGAAAGGACAAGCTAAAATATATAAATATATAGGAGCAAGTACAGGCTCTGAAGATAACTTGAAGAAAGCTATTACAGCTTTTGAAAACATTCTTCGGATATGTACAATAGAGAAGTATCCTGTTTACTATGGCGAGGTAGAAAATGATATGGGGCTGGTATATGTAGAATTAGCAAAGCTAAAAACTCCTGAAATAAATGCTTCAGAGGCAATAAAATGTTTTGATGAGGCATTGAAGATTTATAAAGAAAGTGAAAATCCATCAAAATATCAGGATATAATGAAAAATAAGAATATTTCGCAAAAACTTTTAAGATGTCATTAA